One region of Mangifera indica cultivar Alphonso chromosome 3, CATAS_Mindica_2.1, whole genome shotgun sequence genomic DNA includes:
- the LOC123211685 gene encoding mediator of RNA polymerase II transcription subunit 15a-like isoform X3 produces MQNQGQSLPTPMSANQSQQRQQLLSQNIQNNMTSTGVPGSSGLPSAPPSVSGSTQAPIPSVVNQNSNIQNISGVSQNTVSSTGQGLPSNLFANSQRQMQGRQQVLPPQQQQQSQNPQQFMYQQQIQQQYLQQKLQQGNHPHSLMQPHMPLQQPNILQPNQLQSSQQSGMQSSSVMQPSVVQSAPLSGIQQNQQSSVQLSTQSMIQLPQQSVLRPQQQQQQPVGIHQQQTPMTQPSMMPLQQQHLMGQPSNASNMQQNQLMGQKNSVSDIQQQQQQRLLGQKSNLPNMQQQQQQQQQLLAQQNLSSMHHQQLGPQSNVSGLQPQQQQQLLGNQSGNSSMQSNQRAVHVIQQPKVPLQQPSQQSAPLLLNQGQQSQLQQPLQQSMSQMQSQPAQLQQQLGLQQPNQLQPNMQQRLQASSQASGSLLQPQNIMDQQKQMYQSQRTLTEPSSTSLDSSAQTGQANGGDWQEELYQKIKTMKETYLPELKEMYQKIATKLQLHDSLPQQPKSEQLDKLKNFKTMLEHIITFLQVSKNNIRQNIKEKLGIYEKQIINFINTNRLRKPVSSLQPGQLPTPPLHAMQQPQSQVTQVQPHDNQMNTQMPSMNLQGSVGTMPQNNMAIMQHNSMPSISGFSTASQNMLNSLLPVTNLDSGQGNSLNSLHVSIGSLQQNSVSTPQQQANINTLSSQSGVNMLQSNINSLQSNSNMLQHQQMKQQQEQQMLQSQQLKQQMQQHQIHHQIMQKQQQPPQLHQQAKQQMQTHQIPQLHQINDANDMNLRQGMGVKPAGSQQHLSSSQRPAYHHQQLKAGTTFPIPSAQILQAASPQIQQHSSPQVDQQNLLSSHHKTGTPLQSASSPIVMPSPSTPLAPSPMPGDSEKPISGISSLANAGNIAHQQNSNAQAAAPSLAIGTPGISASPLLAEFTGPDGTHGNALTAVSVKNSVTEQPLERLIKVVKSMSPKALSASVSDIGSVVSMMDRIAGSAPGNGSRAAVGEDLVAMTKCRLQARNFITLDGMAGPRKMRRYTSAMPLNVVSSAGNMNDSFKQLNGSETSDLESTAISSMKRPRMEVNNALVEEIREINQLLIDTVVDISDEDVDPTAAEATSQGGEGTIVKCSFSAVALSPNLKSQYASAQMSPIQPLRLLVPANYPNCSPILLDRFPVEVSKEYEDLSVKTKSRFSISLRSLPQPMTLGVIARTWDVCARAVISEYAQQSGGGSFSSKYGTWENCLTTA; encoded by the exons ATGCAAAACCAAGGGCAATCGCTTCCTACCCCAATGTCAGCTAATCAGAGTCAACAACGCCAACAATTGTTATCCCAGAACATTCAGAATAACATGACATCAACTGGAGTCCCAGGTTCTTCTGGATTACCATCTGCTCCTCCTTCGGTCTCTGGTTCAACGCAGGCTCCAATCCCCAGTGTTGTGAACCAAAATTCCAACATTCAAAATATATCTGGTGTTTCACAGAACACAGTATCTTCAACAGGGCAAGGGTTGCCCTCCAATCTCTTTGCCAATTCCCAGAGGCAAATGCAAGGAAGGCAACAGGTTCTTCCCCctcagcaacaacaacaatccCAGAACCCACAACAGTTTATGTACCAGCAGCAGATTCAACAACAATATCTGCAGCAAAAGCTGCAGCAAGGAAATCATCCACACTCACTGATGCAACCTCACATGCCACTGCAGCAGCCAAACATATTACAGCCTAATCAGTTGCAATCTTCTCAGCAGTCTGGTATGCAATCATCGTCTGTTATGCAACCTTCTGTTGTTCAATCGGCCCCTCTCTCTGGTATTCAGCAGAACCAGCAGTCATCTGTTCAACTGTCAACACAATCCATGATTCAGTTGCCCCAGCAATCAGTCCTTAGGCCGCAGCAACAGCAACAACAGCCTGTGGGTATTCATCAACAGCAAACACCAATGACACAGCCATCAATGATGCCTCTGCAACAGCAGCACCTAATGGGTCAACCTTCAAATGCTTCAAACATGCAGCAGAATCAGTTGATGGGCCAAAAAAATAGTGTTAGTGATAtccagcaacaacaacaacagagGTTGCTAGGGCAGAAGAGTAATCTTCCAAATAtgcagcagcagcaacaacagcagcagcagTTGTTGGCTCAGCAAAACCTCTCAAGTATGCATCATCAACAATTGGGCCCACAAAGTAATGTTTCAGGATTACAGCCACAGCAGCAGCAACAGTTACTTGGTAATCAGTCTGGAAACTCAAGCATGCAAAGTAATCAGCGCGCTGTGCATGTGATACAACAACCCAAGGTTCCATTGCAGCAACCAAGCCAGCAGAGTGCacctttattattaaatcaaggGCAACAGTCGCAATTGCAACAGCCACTGCAGCAATCAATGTCACAGATGCAATCACAGCCTGCACAGTTGCAACAGCAGTTGGGTTTGCAACAACCTAATCAATTACAGCCAAACATGCAGCAAAGGCTTCAGGCATCAAGTCAAGCATCAGGTTCCTTGCTTCAACCTCAGAATATTATGGATCAGCAAAAGCAGATGTATCAATCACAAAGAACCCTTACAGAACCATCATCAA CATCTCTAGATTCCTCAGCCCAGACTGGACAAGCAAATGGTGGTGATTGGCAAGAGGAGTTATATCAAAAG ATTAAAACCATGAAGGAGACGTATTTACCCGAATTAAAGGAAATGTATCAGAAAATTGCTACTAAATTGCAGCTG CATGATTCTCTTCCTCAACAACCAAAGTCAGAGCAGCTTGATaaactgaaaaattttaagaCTATGTTGGAGCATATTATAACATTCTTGCAGGTGTCAAAAAATAATATCCGACAGAATATTAAGGAAAAGTTGGGTATCTATGAGAAGcagataatcaattttataaatacaaataggCTCAGGAAGCCTGTTTCTTCACTGCAACCAGGGCAACTTCCCACACCTCCTTTGCATGCCATGCAGCAGCCACAATCACAAGTTACTCAAGTTCAGCCCCATGACAATCAAATGAACACACAGATGCCATCAATGAACTTACAAGGTTCTGTTGGAACAATGCCACAGAACAATATGGCAATTATGCAGCATAATTCTATGCCTTCTATTTCGGGGTTCTCAACAGCATCACAGAACATGTTAAATTCCTTGCTGCCAGTTACCAATTTGGATTCAGGACAAGGAAATTCACTGAACTCTTTACATGTATCTATTGGATCTCTACAACAAAATTCTGTGAGCACTCCTCAACAACAAGCAAACATTAACACTTTGTCATCACAAAGTGGAGTTAATATGCTGCAGTCAAATATTAATTCCCtacaatcaaattcaaatatgctACAACATCAGCAAATGAAACAACAGCAGGAGCAACAAATGCTGCAGTCACAACAGCTCAAACAACAAATGCAGCAGCACCAGATACATCATCAAATAATGCAGAAGCAACAGCAGCCACCACAGTTGCACCAGCAAGCAAAGCAGCAGATGCAGACACATCAAATACCACAGCTGCATCAGATAAATGATGCGAATGACATGAATTTGCGACAGGGGATGGGTGTTAAGCCTGCAGGCTCTCAGCAACATCTGTCATCAAGCCAGCGCCCTGCCTATCACCATCAACAGTTGAAAGCAGGAACTACATTTCCTATTCCTTCTGCCCAAATCCTTCAGGCTGCATCCCCTCAAATTCAACAACATTCTTCTCCACAAGTCGACCAGCAGAATCTGCTTTCATCACACCATAAAACTGGAACCCCATTACAATCTGCAAGCTCTCCTATTGTCATGCCATCTCCTTCAACACCTTTGGCTCCATCACCCATGCCTGGGGATTCTGAGAAACCAATTTCTGGTATTTCTTCCCTAGCAAATGCTGGAAATATTGCACATCAACAGAATTCTAATGCACAAGCAGCCGCACCATCTCTTGCAATTGGCACTCCTGGAATATCAGCATCACCTTTGCTTGCTGAGTTTACTGGTCCAGATGGCACTCATGGTAATGCCTTGACGGCTGTTTCAGTCAAGAACAGTGTTACAGAGCAGCCTCTTGAGCGCTTGATCAAAGTG GTGAAATCAATGTCACCCAAAGCATTGAGTGCATCTGTCAGTGACATTGGTTCAGTTGTGAGTATGATGGACAGAATAGCAGGATCGGCGCCGGGTAATGGATCTAGAGCTGCAGTTGGTGAGGATTTGGTTGCCATGACCAAGTGTCGTCTGCAAGCTAGAAATTTCATCACGCTAGATGGAATGGCTGGACCTAGGAAAATGAGGCGCTACACAAGTGCCATGCCATTAAATGTTGTTTCATCGGCAGGCAATATGAATGATAGTTTCAAGCAGTTAAATGGTTCTGAGACATCTGACCTGGAATCAACTGCCATATCTAGTATGAAAAGACCAAGAATGGAG GTCAATAATGCTCTTGTGGAGGAAATAAGGGAAATCAATCAGCTACTTATAGACACGGTGGTTGATATCAGTGACGAAGATGTTGATCCAACTGCTGCTGAAGCCACTTCTCAAGGGGGCGAAGGAACTATTGTCAAATGCTCTTTCAGTGCAGTGGCTCTCAGTCCAAACTTGAAATCACAGTATGCTTCAGCTCAAATG TCACCTATTCAGCCATTGCGATTGCTTGTTCCAGCAAATTACCCCAATTGCTCCCCAATATTATTAGACAGATTTCCAGTTGAAGTCAG TAAGGAATATGAAGATCTTTCGGTGAAGACAAAGTCAAGGTTTAGCATATCTCTGAGAAGCCTTCCACAACCCATGACCCTTGGGGTGATAGCAAGGACTTGGGATGTCTGTGCACGTGCTGTGATATCTGAATATGCACAGCAGAGCGGTGGAGGCAGTTTCAGCTCAAAATATGGGACTTGGGAGAACTGCTTGACTACTGCGTGA